From Streptomyces cyaneogriseus subsp. noncyanogenus, the proteins below share one genomic window:
- a CDS encoding TetR family transcriptional regulator — protein MQLMSGRNAAGGGLRERKKRATRAALAEAAVRLAAEHGVEKVTVEAISAAAGVSVRTFFNYFDTRDDAFVAVDSDAQSRVRRSVLDAPAALSPLDAVREAIRAELAEAEHRHELWRLHAEVLRAAPHLLVRKISAHMADETELAEAVAERIRARAGSSRGAPATRSASAEAAASVAASATEEDRRAALDLYPRLLAAVATTAVRVSLEHWCARQDELSFPDVFQETFSLLAAGLPAPPVR, from the coding sequence ATGCAACTTATGTCGGGGAGGAATGCCGCCGGTGGCGGTCTGCGCGAGCGGAAGAAGCGGGCGACGCGCGCCGCGCTGGCCGAGGCCGCCGTACGCCTGGCGGCAGAGCACGGCGTGGAGAAGGTCACCGTCGAGGCCATCAGCGCCGCGGCGGGAGTGTCGGTGAGGACGTTCTTCAACTACTTCGACACCCGCGACGACGCCTTCGTCGCGGTCGACTCCGACGCCCAATCCCGCGTCCGCCGGTCCGTGCTCGACGCCCCCGCCGCCCTCTCTCCCCTGGACGCCGTACGCGAGGCCATCCGGGCGGAGCTGGCCGAAGCGGAGCACCGGCACGAGCTGTGGCGGCTGCACGCCGAAGTGCTGCGCGCCGCGCCCCATCTGCTGGTCCGCAAGATCAGTGCGCACATGGCGGACGAGACGGAACTGGCCGAGGCCGTCGCCGAACGCATCCGGGCCCGTGCCGGCTCCTCGCGCGGCGCTCCGGCGACGAGGTCCGCGTCCGCCGAGGCCGCCGCATCCGTGGCGGCCTCGGCGACCGAAGAGGACCGGCGCGCGGCACTGGACCTCTACCCCCGGCTGCTGGCCGCGGTCGCGACCACCGCGGTCCGCGTCAGCCTGGAGCACTGGTGCGCCCGCCAGGACGAACTCTCCTTCCCGGACGTGTTCCAGGAAACCTTCTCCCTCCTGGCCGCCGGGCTGCCCGCACCACCCGTGCGGTGA
- a CDS encoding MDR family MFS transporter: protein MTNRQILQAMSGLMAGMFVAILAGTVVSNALPRIIADLGASQSSYTWVVTAELLAMTATVPLWGKLSDLYNKKLLLQLSLCMFVVGSLLAGFSHGVELLIFSRVVQGIGAGGLTALAQVVMASVIPPRRLGKYAGIFGAVFAVGTVAGPLVGGVLVDTSWLGWRWCFFIGVPFALLAIVLLQRTLHLPTVRREVKIDYAGALLIVTGVCALLIWVTLAGNQFDWASWQTAVLTIGGVLLLVAAVFVEARTPEPVIPLGIFRNRTVSLTTVASLLVGVAMFGGTVFLSQYFQVSLGKSPTVAGLMSLPMILGLLVSSTVAGQIISKTGKWKKYLVAGAVVMTVGLGLLSTIDAETHFALLSLFMAVLGVGVGMLMQNLVLAAQNDVPAAELGAATSVLSFFRSMGGTIGTSVLGAILANRVADEMAKGLKESGIAGAAGGGSGGESGVPDMTTLPAPMRSIVEHAYGVATADLFLIATPFALLALIAVVFLKEKPLKTTSGMERLAEESAGTAGDDGPAGVADPARPGKAASTADSGPAAPVG, encoded by the coding sequence ATGACCAACCGGCAGATACTCCAGGCCATGTCCGGCCTGATGGCCGGCATGTTCGTCGCGATCCTCGCGGGCACCGTCGTGTCCAACGCGCTGCCCCGGATCATCGCCGACCTCGGTGCCAGCCAGTCCTCCTACACCTGGGTCGTCACGGCGGAACTGCTGGCCATGACCGCGACGGTGCCCCTGTGGGGCAAGCTGTCCGACCTCTACAACAAGAAGCTGCTCCTACAGCTCTCCCTGTGCATGTTCGTCGTGGGCTCGCTGCTGGCCGGCTTCTCCCACGGCGTCGAGCTGCTGATCTTCAGCCGCGTCGTGCAGGGCATCGGCGCGGGCGGTCTGACGGCCCTCGCCCAGGTGGTCATGGCCTCCGTGATCCCGCCGCGCCGACTCGGCAAGTACGCCGGCATCTTCGGTGCCGTCTTCGCCGTCGGCACCGTGGCCGGTCCGCTGGTCGGCGGCGTGCTGGTCGACACCTCCTGGCTGGGCTGGCGCTGGTGCTTCTTCATCGGCGTGCCCTTCGCCCTGCTCGCCATCGTGCTGCTGCAGCGCACGCTGCACCTGCCCACCGTCCGGCGCGAGGTGAAGATCGACTACGCGGGCGCGCTGCTCATCGTGACGGGCGTCTGCGCCCTGCTCATCTGGGTCACGCTCGCCGGCAACCAGTTCGACTGGGCGTCCTGGCAGACCGCCGTGCTGACGATCGGCGGCGTCCTGCTGCTCGTCGCCGCGGTCTTCGTCGAGGCGCGGACGCCGGAGCCGGTCATCCCGCTCGGCATCTTCCGCAACCGCACGGTGAGCCTGACGACCGTCGCCAGCCTCCTGGTCGGCGTGGCCATGTTCGGCGGAACCGTCTTCCTCTCGCAGTACTTCCAGGTCTCCCTGGGCAAGTCCCCGACGGTGGCCGGGCTGATGAGCCTGCCGATGATCCTGGGCCTGCTGGTCTCCTCCACCGTCGCCGGCCAGATCATCAGCAAGACCGGCAAGTGGAAGAAGTACCTGGTGGCCGGCGCGGTCGTGATGACCGTGGGCCTCGGGCTGCTGTCCACGATCGACGCGGAGACGCACTTCGCCCTGCTCAGCCTGTTCATGGCGGTGCTCGGCGTCGGCGTCGGCATGCTGATGCAGAATCTGGTCCTGGCCGCCCAGAACGACGTCCCCGCCGCCGAACTGGGCGCGGCCACCTCCGTGCTGTCCTTCTTCCGCAGCATGGGCGGCACCATCGGCACCAGCGTCCTCGGCGCGATCCTCGCCAACCGGGTCGCCGACGAGATGGCCAAGGGCCTGAAGGAGTCCGGCATCGCCGGTGCGGCCGGCGGCGGTTCGGGCGGCGAGTCCGGCGTGCCGGACATGACCACGCTGCCCGCCCCGATGCGGTCGATCGTCGAGCACGCCTACGGGGTGGCCACGGCCGACCTGTTCCTCATCGCCACGCCGTTCGCCCTGCTGGCGCTGATCGCCGTGGTGTTCCTCAAGGAGAAGCCGCTGAAGACCACCAGCGGCATGGAGCGCCTCGCCGAGGAGTCCGCCGGGACCGCCGGTGACGACGGGCCGGCCGGTGTGGCGGACCCGGCCCGGCCGGGCAAGGCCGCGTCGACGGCGGACAGCGGTCCGGCGGCGCCGGTCGGCTGA
- a CDS encoding adenosylcobinamide amidohydrolase, producing MSAVAPATPTGLPERPDLSRLSALDGLPLLTRTEDGATWPMLLWVPGETMRMISTAVLGGGLAEREWVLNAQVPPGYPRRDPAAHLAAMAASLGVRGNGVGLMTAARVADRGCAADDGVVALVTAGLGVRGWAAAPAPGRPGPSPAGTINIVVSVPVPLGDAALVNAVATVTEAKVQALRDAGIDASGTPTDAVCVAAARPAPGRAAEPFAGPRSVWGARIARAVHRAAYEACVRDEADGGRLSAP from the coding sequence ATGTCCGCCGTCGCCCCCGCCACCCCCACCGGCCTGCCCGAACGGCCGGACCTGTCCCGCCTGTCCGCCCTGGACGGCCTGCCGCTGCTGACCCGCACGGAGGACGGGGCCACCTGGCCGATGCTGCTGTGGGTGCCCGGCGAGACCATGCGCATGATCTCCACCGCGGTCCTGGGCGGGGGCCTGGCCGAGCGGGAGTGGGTGCTCAACGCCCAGGTCCCGCCGGGCTATCCGCGCCGCGACCCCGCGGCGCACCTGGCCGCGATGGCGGCCTCGCTCGGCGTGCGCGGGAACGGTGTCGGGCTGATGACGGCCGCCCGGGTGGCGGACCGGGGCTGCGCGGCCGACGACGGCGTGGTGGCCCTGGTCACGGCGGGTCTCGGGGTGCGCGGCTGGGCCGCGGCACCCGCTCCCGGCCGCCCGGGGCCGTCCCCGGCCGGCACCATCAACATCGTCGTGTCGGTTCCCGTGCCCCTGGGCGACGCCGCTCTCGTCAACGCCGTCGCCACCGTCACCGAGGCGAAGGTGCAGGCGCTGCGGGACGCCGGGATCGACGCCTCCGGCACGCCCACCGACGCGGTCTGCGTCGCCGCCGCCCGGCCCGCCCCCGGCCGGGCCGCCGAGCCGTTCGCCGGGCCCCGGTCGGTGTGGGGAGCCCGTATCGCCCGCGCGGTGCACCGGGCGGCGTACGAGGCGTGCGTACGCGATGAGGCGGATGGCGGGCGGCTCTCCGCCCCTTGA
- a CDS encoding amidohydrolase: MPTADLILTGARVRTLDPRLPRASAVAVRDGLIAAVGDEADVRDWRGSGTEVVDLAGAGLVPGLVDGHSHPVWGLEMATGLDLSEVRDLDGLRARLAAAERTGGWVVGFGLDHNVFGGRPIDRALIEDVLHGAPAFLRLYDGHSALVTGAALQAAGVTGPRTFAQRSHLAVDADGRLTGHLVEHAAMDLVATVMPRPTYAERRARLVELLSAMAATGLTGAHVMDLGDLDLVGSVAEETVLPLRLRFAPWCMPGDDAAALDELVALQSRAGRHWRVGGVKFFMDGTVEGGTAWLEHPDCHGQGTEAFWPDPSAYSDAVRRLHRAGVRTATHAIGDAAVRHVLDTVETLGADARFAHRVEHIESVPDDTLARFARLGVIASMQPPHTGYTRADHSDEWSQRLGEGRAGRAWRLRDLREAGAVVALGSDWPIAHYDVRAVLATARAPRGAASAREGLTGSQALEGCTTHAALAAGEADVAGRIAVGCRADLTALGVDPVDAPADEVAEAPVRLTVTGGHVVHREV, from the coding sequence ATGCCCACCGCCGACCTGATCCTCACCGGCGCACGCGTCCGTACCCTCGACCCGCGGCTCCCACGAGCCTCCGCGGTCGCCGTGCGCGACGGGCTGATCGCCGCCGTCGGCGACGAGGCCGACGTACGCGACTGGCGCGGGTCCGGCACCGAGGTCGTGGACCTGGCCGGTGCCGGCCTGGTGCCCGGCCTGGTCGACGGTCACAGCCACCCCGTGTGGGGCCTGGAGATGGCCACCGGGCTCGATCTGTCCGAGGTCCGCGACCTGGACGGGCTGCGCGCCCGGCTCGCCGCGGCCGAGCGGACCGGCGGATGGGTCGTGGGCTTCGGCCTGGACCACAACGTGTTCGGCGGGCGCCCCATCGACCGCGCGCTGATCGAGGACGTCCTGCACGGTGCCCCGGCCTTCCTGCGGTTGTACGACGGGCACTCGGCGCTCGTCACCGGCGCCGCACTGCAGGCGGCCGGCGTCACCGGCCCCCGGACGTTCGCGCAGCGCTCCCACCTCGCCGTCGACGCCGACGGGCGGCTGACCGGGCATCTGGTCGAGCACGCCGCCATGGACCTGGTCGCCACGGTGATGCCCCGGCCGACGTACGCCGAACGGCGCGCCCGGCTGGTGGAGCTGCTGTCCGCGATGGCCGCCACGGGGCTGACCGGCGCCCATGTGATGGACCTCGGCGACCTCGATCTGGTCGGCTCCGTGGCCGAGGAGACCGTCCTGCCGCTGCGGCTGCGCTTCGCGCCCTGGTGCATGCCCGGCGACGACGCGGCGGCCCTGGACGAACTCGTCGCGCTGCAGAGCCGTGCCGGGCGGCACTGGCGGGTCGGCGGGGTGAAGTTCTTCATGGACGGCACCGTCGAGGGCGGCACGGCCTGGCTGGAGCACCCGGACTGCCACGGGCAGGGCACCGAGGCGTTCTGGCCCGACCCGTCGGCGTACAGCGACGCCGTGCGCCGTCTGCACCGGGCCGGGGTGCGGACGGCGACCCACGCCATCGGCGACGCGGCCGTACGTCATGTCCTCGACACGGTGGAGACGCTCGGCGCGGACGCCCGCTTCGCCCACCGGGTGGAGCACATCGAGTCGGTGCCCGACGACACCCTCGCCCGGTTCGCCCGCCTCGGCGTCATCGCCTCCATGCAGCCCCCGCACACCGGTTACACCCGTGCCGACCACTCCGACGAGTGGTCGCAGCGGCTGGGGGAGGGTCGTGCCGGACGGGCCTGGCGCCTGCGGGACCTCCGGGAGGCCGGTGCGGTCGTCGCGCTCGGCTCGGACTGGCCCATCGCCCACTACGACGTCCGCGCCGTGCTGGCCACCGCGCGGGCGCCCCGGGGTGCGGCCTCGGCGCGGGAGGGCCTGACGGGTTCGCAGGCCCTGGAGGGCTGCACCACCCACGCCGCCCTCGCCGCCGGGGAGGCGGACGTCGCCGGCCGTATCGCGGTGGGCTGCCGGGCGGACCTGACCGCCCTGGGCGTCGACCCCGTCGACGCGCCCGCCGACGAGGTCGCCGAGGCGCCGGTGCGGCTCACCGTGACCGGCGGGCACGTCGTGCACCGGGAGGTGTGA
- a CDS encoding APC family permease, whose protein sequence is MPDTSSSPSPSGDSPVPAAALRSGALGTADIAFFVVSAAAPLTVMAGVAPLAILLGGIGAPVGYLLAGITLAVFAVGFTTMSRHVHSGGAFYAYITRGLGRAAGVGAALLALIGYNGMEIGVYGLLGSATQDTAHALFGADIPWLPVSLAGLLLIGYGGYRSIDFGAKILGVLLVAETGILVLLAIGVLVKGGAHGLSLASFAPGNVFVPGTAAVLAFAFAAFTGFESTVIYRREARDPARTVPRATYAAVGFLGLFYAFVVWIAIQSFGDAEVVEAAGGDAAGLFFTAITTYVGGWAADLMHVLIVTSVLASLLAFHNAINRYGLALAEEGVLPKALARVHPRHGSPYVAGLAQTVLGAVVVLGFAAAGADPYGQLLLWVNTPGMLGLMALQLLAALAVFAYFRRVRHDEGALRTVVAPVAAAALLTAAIVLVVTHLDLFTGASATVNTVLAALVVAVFAAGLGLAGWLRRHRPGVYERFAAEPEPDPGPEADTAPESEPEAVAPVRHLAPGD, encoded by the coding sequence GTGCCCGACACCAGTTCCAGCCCGAGCCCCTCCGGGGACTCCCCGGTGCCTGCCGCCGCCCTGCGCTCCGGGGCGCTCGGGACCGCCGACATCGCCTTCTTCGTCGTCTCCGCCGCCGCCCCGCTCACCGTCATGGCCGGGGTGGCCCCCCTCGCGATCCTCCTCGGCGGGATCGGCGCCCCGGTGGGCTATCTGCTCGCCGGCATCACCCTCGCCGTCTTCGCCGTCGGCTTCACCACCATGAGCCGCCATGTCCACAGCGGCGGCGCCTTCTACGCGTACATCACCCGCGGCCTGGGCCGTGCCGCCGGTGTGGGAGCCGCGCTGCTCGCCCTCATCGGCTACAACGGCATGGAGATCGGCGTCTACGGCCTGCTCGGCAGCGCCACCCAGGACACCGCCCACGCCCTGTTCGGCGCCGACATCCCGTGGCTGCCCGTCTCGCTCGCCGGTCTGCTGCTCATCGGATACGGCGGCTACCGGTCCATCGACTTCGGCGCGAAGATCCTCGGCGTCCTCCTCGTCGCCGAGACCGGCATCCTCGTCCTGCTCGCCATCGGAGTGCTCGTCAAGGGCGGTGCCCACGGCCTGTCCCTGGCCTCCTTCGCCCCCGGCAACGTGTTCGTGCCCGGCACGGCGGCCGTGCTGGCCTTCGCCTTCGCCGCGTTCACCGGCTTCGAGTCCACCGTCATCTACCGCCGCGAGGCCCGCGACCCGGCCCGCACGGTGCCGCGCGCCACGTACGCGGCCGTCGGCTTCCTCGGCCTGTTCTACGCGTTCGTCGTCTGGATCGCGATCCAGTCCTTCGGCGACGCCGAGGTCGTCGAGGCCGCCGGCGGCGACGCGGCCGGACTGTTCTTCACCGCCATCACCACCTACGTCGGCGGCTGGGCGGCGGACCTCATGCACGTCCTGATCGTCACCAGCGTCCTGGCGTCCCTGCTCGCCTTCCACAACGCCATCAACCGCTACGGCCTGGCCCTCGCCGAGGAAGGCGTCCTGCCCAAGGCGCTGGCCCGGGTCCACCCGCGCCACGGATCCCCCTACGTCGCGGGCCTCGCCCAGACCGTCCTCGGTGCCGTCGTCGTCCTCGGCTTCGCGGCGGCGGGCGCCGACCCGTACGGGCAACTGCTGCTGTGGGTCAACACCCCCGGCATGCTCGGCCTGATGGCCCTGCAACTGCTGGCCGCGCTCGCCGTGTTCGCGTACTTCCGGCGGGTGCGCCACGACGAGGGCGCCCTGCGCACGGTGGTGGCGCCCGTCGCCGCCGCGGCTCTGCTCACCGCCGCCATCGTCCTGGTGGTCACGCACCTGGACCTGTTCACCGGGGCCTCGGCGACCGTGAACACCGTTCTCGCCGCCCTCGTCGTCGCGGTCTTCGCCGCTGGGCTCGGCCTCGCCGGGTGGCTGCGCCGTCACCGTCCCGGGGTCTACGAGCGGTTCGCCGCCGAACCCGAACCCGACCCCGGACCCGAAGCCGACACCGCGCCCGAGAGCGAGCCCGAGGCCGTCGCACCGGTGCGACACCTCGCGCCCGGCGACTGA
- a CDS encoding TetR/AcrR family transcriptional regulator yields the protein MGRPRTPLLDRERITTTALELVDEKGEFSVPQIARRLGVQTGSLYHHVDGRDGIVELLRERVSAGIDIATLDLRPWDEALRAWARSYRAAFAAHPRTIPLLMTNPVRAPRVLDQYERAVSLLLDAGFPPPDVMPVIVALENVVLGSALDLAAPEAMWELADDTATPRLAEALDAAGERRADRAFELALECFLSHARRRLAEHRSAG from the coding sequence ATGGGACGGCCGCGCACACCCCTGCTGGACCGGGAGCGCATCACCACCACGGCACTCGAACTCGTCGACGAGAAAGGCGAGTTCAGCGTCCCGCAGATCGCGCGCCGGCTCGGGGTGCAGACGGGATCGCTGTACCACCACGTGGACGGCCGGGACGGCATCGTCGAGCTGCTGCGCGAACGCGTGTCGGCGGGCATCGACATCGCCACCCTGGACCTCCGGCCGTGGGACGAGGCCCTGCGGGCGTGGGCGCGCTCCTACCGCGCCGCCTTCGCCGCCCACCCGCGGACCATCCCCCTGCTGATGACGAACCCGGTGCGCGCGCCGCGCGTCCTCGACCAGTACGAGCGGGCCGTCTCGCTCCTGCTCGACGCGGGCTTTCCCCCGCCGGACGTCATGCCGGTCATCGTCGCGCTGGAGAACGTCGTCCTCGGGTCGGCGCTCGACCTGGCCGCCCCGGAGGCCATGTGGGAGCTCGCCGACGACACCGCCACGCCGCGGCTGGCGGAGGCGCTGGACGCGGCGGGCGAGCGGCGGGCGGACCGGGCCTTCGAACTGGCCCTGGAGTGTTTCCTGTCCCATGCGCGCCGGAGGCTGGCGGAGCACCGGTCCGCCGGCTGA
- a CDS encoding transglycosylase family protein produces MIWRHADRTDGRRPRLRGGRAAVVALTATAALGATAGAAAASPSVRLGPDWDAIARCESGGDWKANTGNGHYGGLQFAQSSWIAAGGLKYAPRADLATRKEQIAVAERLAALQGMSAWACSWAG; encoded by the coding sequence ATGATCTGGCGACATGCTGATAGGACAGACGGCCGCCGCCCCCGGCTGCGCGGCGGACGGGCCGCAGTGGTGGCCCTGACGGCCACGGCGGCGCTGGGCGCCACGGCCGGGGCGGCGGCGGCCTCGCCGTCCGTGCGCCTCGGACCGGACTGGGACGCCATCGCACGGTGCGAGTCCGGAGGCGACTGGAAGGCGAACACCGGCAACGGCCACTACGGCGGGCTCCAGTTCGCACAGTCCAGTTGGATCGCCGCCGGCGGGCTGAAGTACGCCCCGCGCGCCGACCTGGCGACCCGTAAGGAGCAGATCGCCGTGGCCGAGCGGCTGGCCGCCCTGCAAGGCATGTCGGCCTGGGCCTGTTCCTGGGCGGGCTGA
- a CDS encoding sensor histidine kinase has protein sequence MDHARDALDSPVARAQRFNRTILLLSGLAAAAPCGYLLLSDERPGQVKAALAALVGLLVVIRSVWFLRSFDRPGREAPEWSARIALLCLAVAIAVTGSGGEYAMLWALLPGSVLSASLILGPPSGALPAAWLTAGAMCALFAGSVLGPAGLAVDRALGEAALGALVMVSLMLLEQAQIRNWSLVSRLHSSRALAAELAVAQERLRFASDLHDIQGHHLEAIAIKSELIARLAGRDARRAAVEAQEVASIARSALADTREVVSGYRSISFSRELNNAIAVLRAADITTRWEGDLRKVPPEARPLFGRMLREATTNILRHSRAQHCIVVLCVEPDTVTLTVRNDGVVDPPDATDPGTGIKGLEERFALHRGTVRARCADGWFELMGRVPIA, from the coding sequence ATGGATCACGCGAGGGATGCTCTTGACAGCCCGGTGGCCCGTGCGCAGCGTTTCAATCGCACGATTCTCCTGCTCTCCGGACTCGCCGCGGCGGCACCCTGCGGTTATCTCCTGCTGTCCGACGAACGTCCCGGCCAGGTGAAGGCCGCGCTGGCGGCGCTGGTGGGCCTCCTGGTCGTGATCCGCTCCGTGTGGTTCCTGCGCTCGTTCGACCGCCCGGGCCGGGAGGCACCGGAATGGAGTGCCCGGATCGCGCTCCTGTGTCTGGCTGTCGCCATCGCCGTCACCGGCTCGGGCGGGGAGTACGCCATGCTGTGGGCTCTCCTTCCGGGCAGCGTGCTGAGTGCCTCGTTGATCCTCGGCCCTCCGTCCGGAGCCCTGCCGGCCGCCTGGCTGACGGCGGGAGCGATGTGCGCGCTGTTCGCCGGGTCGGTCCTCGGCCCGGCAGGGCTCGCCGTGGACAGGGCACTCGGGGAGGCGGCTCTGGGCGCCCTGGTGATGGTGTCGCTCATGCTGCTGGAGCAGGCCCAGATACGGAACTGGTCCCTGGTCAGCCGGCTCCACAGCAGCCGCGCCCTCGCTGCCGAACTGGCGGTGGCCCAGGAGCGGCTGCGGTTCGCCTCCGATCTGCACGACATCCAGGGGCACCATCTGGAGGCCATCGCGATCAAAAGCGAACTGATCGCCCGGCTGGCCGGGCGGGACGCGCGGCGGGCCGCCGTCGAGGCGCAGGAAGTGGCATCGATCGCCCGCTCGGCACTGGCCGACACCCGTGAGGTGGTGAGCGGGTACCGCAGCATCTCGTTCAGCCGGGAACTGAACAATGCGATCGCCGTTCTGCGGGCCGCCGACATCACCACGCGGTGGGAGGGGGACCTGCGAAAGGTTCCGCCGGAGGCCCGGCCGCTGTTCGGCCGCATGCTGCGGGAGGCGACGACCAACATCCTGCGGCACAGCCGGGCGCAGCACTGCATCGTCGTACTCTGCGTGGAGCCTGACACGGTGACACTCACGGTGCGCAATGACGGAGTCGTCGATCCACCCGACGCCACGGATCCGGGAACCGGGATCAAGGGACTCGAGGAACGGTTCGCCCTTCACCGAGGCACCGTCCGGGCCCGCTGCGCGGACGGGTGGTTCGAGCTGATGGGGAGGGTACCGATCGCATGA
- a CDS encoding response regulator transcription factor, translating into MTRQDAEIRLVLADDEGLLREALSSLLDLEHDMSVVGSARTGAEAVAVVAEQEPDLVVLDLEMPEMDGIEAAKAILSTRSVPIVIVTRHARPATLRRALQAGVRGFVPKATPAAQFLKILRDVHGGARYVDPEIAASALVEDPCPLSQRELELLALARPGTPVSEIAERTSLSEGTVRNYLSSATIKLNARTRHEAAHLAWSEGWI; encoded by the coding sequence ATGACGAGACAGGACGCCGAGATCCGGCTGGTACTGGCCGACGACGAGGGACTGCTCAGGGAAGCGCTGTCCTCACTGCTGGACCTGGAGCACGACATGTCGGTCGTCGGCAGCGCCCGCACGGGGGCGGAGGCCGTCGCCGTGGTCGCCGAGCAGGAACCCGATCTGGTCGTGCTCGACCTGGAGATGCCGGAGATGGACGGGATCGAGGCCGCGAAGGCGATCCTGAGCACCAGGAGCGTGCCCATCGTCATCGTCACCCGGCATGCCAGGCCGGCGACGCTGCGGCGGGCCCTCCAGGCGGGCGTGCGCGGATTCGTGCCCAAGGCGACCCCCGCCGCGCAGTTCCTGAAAATACTGCGCGACGTGCACGGCGGTGCCCGGTACGTCGATCCGGAGATCGCCGCCAGCGCCCTCGTGGAGGACCCCTGCCCGCTCAGCCAGCGCGAGCTCGAACTGCTGGCACTGGCGCGTCCGGGAACTCCGGTCTCGGAGATCGCCGAGCGGACCTCGCTGAGCGAGGGGACCGTGCGCAACTACCTCTCCTCCGCCACCATCAAGCTGAACGCGCGCACGCGGCACGAAGCGGCTCATCTCGCCTGGTCGGAGGGGTGGATCTGA